A window of the Candidatus Nitrosotalea okcheonensis genome harbors these coding sequences:
- the secY gene encoding preprotein translocase subunit SecY has protein sequence MTAEEGTSSAGFLKTIISKAEVYIPQVPKPKKKISLQVRLMWCGIALFIYMIMGQTPLYGASTPSFDFLAFARVIFASQQGTLIELGIGPIVTAGLLMQLLKGSEIFHLDFKKPEDRELYQTATKIVTYIVIIAESSLYGMAVYGPRMPNHEAIFILIGQLIGASVIIMLLDELVQKGWGLGSGISLFIAAGVAQQVVWSLFSPIPAGDGGPVGVFANIIHGALNHDFSNLFFRSNQLPGIFGLLITAGVLLILVYTQGIKIEIPIVSTKYRGFSAVYPIKLMYVSNIPVILASALTANAVFVGQIMWANFNPRNANPFMNFLGMFDPTSPSTPTGGILYYVTAPRGLDIIALDPTRAVLYILFMVGIVVLFGRLWIELGGLSAKSAAKNLLDAEVQIPGFRRSNQPVENLLQKYIPSVTIIGSIILGLLAGTSDVLGTFGSGTGMLLTVDILINYYNLLVREKVEEVMPTLGALLGRK, from the coding sequence GTGACAGCAGAAGAAGGTACATCCTCTGCCGGTTTTTTAAAAACTATCATCTCAAAAGCTGAAGTCTATATTCCTCAAGTACCAAAGCCAAAAAAGAAAATTTCACTTCAAGTTCGTTTGATGTGGTGTGGAATTGCATTATTCATTTACATGATAATGGGTCAAACTCCTCTATACGGGGCATCTACACCATCTTTTGATTTTCTTGCATTTGCTAGAGTAATTTTTGCCTCACAGCAGGGTACATTGATAGAACTTGGAATAGGACCTATTGTTACTGCTGGACTCTTGATGCAGCTTCTAAAAGGTTCTGAGATATTTCATCTTGATTTTAAAAAGCCAGAGGACAGAGAACTGTATCAAACAGCAACTAAGATTGTTACTTACATAGTAATCATAGCCGAGTCTTCCTTGTATGGGATGGCAGTTTATGGACCAAGAATGCCAAATCATGAAGCTATATTCATTTTGATAGGGCAACTAATAGGCGCATCCGTGATAATTATGCTATTAGATGAATTGGTGCAAAAAGGGTGGGGACTTGGAAGTGGAATTAGTTTGTTCATTGCAGCAGGTGTGGCTCAACAGGTGGTTTGGAGCTTGTTCAGTCCTATACCTGCAGGAGATGGAGGTCCAGTAGGTGTATTTGCAAATATTATACATGGCGCACTGAATCATGACTTTTCTAATCTCTTTTTCAGGTCTAATCAGCTACCTGGCATATTTGGTCTACTGATAACAGCTGGAGTCTTACTGATTCTTGTATATACACAAGGAATTAAGATCGAAATACCGATAGTATCTACCAAATATCGAGGATTTTCTGCAGTATATCCAATCAAGTTGATGTATGTTTCCAACATTCCAGTGATTTTGGCTTCTGCACTTACTGCTAATGCTGTATTTGTAGGGCAAATCATGTGGGCTAACTTTAACCCGCGAAATGCAAATCCATTTATGAATTTCTTGGGAATGTTTGATCCTACTTCTCCATCCACTCCTACTGGAGGTATACTTTACTATGTTACAGCACCGCGTGGCCTTGACATTATTGCATTAGATCCAACTAGAGCTGTTTTGTATATTTTGTTCATGGTGGGAATAGTTGTCTTATTTGGTAGATTATGGATTGAGCTTGGAGGTCTTTCTGCAAAGAGTGCAGCTAAAAACTTGCTTGATGCAGAGGTGCAGATTCCAGGTTTCAGGCGTTCAAACCAACCTGTTGAAAACCTGCTCCAAAAATACATCCCATCTGTCACTATAATTGGTTCTATCATCTTGGGATTATTAGCTGGTACTTCTGATGTACTAGGAACATTTGGATCAGGGACAGGAATGTTGTTAACAGTTGATATCTTGATTAACTATTACAATTTACTTGTTCGAGAAAAAGTCGAAGAAGTAATGCCTACCCTAGGTGCATTGCTTGGCAGAAAGTAA
- a CDS encoding uL15 family ribosomal protein: protein MPTRTRKTRKYRGSRHCGWGQIGQHRASGHKGGLGQSGLHKHHFIRMLMTDPKHFGHDSTHPPHPNLVRKWVSVRDLDDIFAKSGKQEGGKKLIDLTELGYDKLLGGGQTENAYVVKVEKFSASAEEKVKQSGGEVQAVA, encoded by the coding sequence ATGCCAACAAGAACTAGAAAAACAAGAAAATATAGAGGAAGTAGACACTGTGGCTGGGGACAAATAGGTCAACACAGAGCAAGTGGCCATAAGGGTGGACTTGGTCAATCTGGTTTACACAAACATCATTTCATAAGAATGCTAATGACTGATCCCAAACATTTCGGTCATGATTCTACTCACCCACCACATCCAAATCTTGTCCGTAAATGGGTCAGCGTAAGAGATTTGGATGATATCTTCGCAAAATCTGGAAAACAGGAAGGTGGAAAGAAATTGATAGACCTTACTGAACTAGGCTACGACAAGCTGTTAGGAGGAGGACAGACTGAAAATGCTTATGTTGTTAAGGTGGAAAAATTCTCTGCTTCCGCCGAAGAAAAGGTAAAACAATCTGGTGGCGAGGTGCAAGCAGTAGCGTGA
- a CDS encoding 30S ribosomal protein S5, whose protein sequence is MSRTEQRTRPPRREPEQVWTPRTKLGTLVATEKITSMKEIYENGYRIQEAGIIKKLLPGIKTEVIDVGIVQKQTTNGEYTRFKALVAAGDENGWLGIGQGKSKQMRIAIEKATNQAYLNVSPVKLGCGSWECRCEQPHSVPFKIRGRGGSVTVEVIPGPRGLGLVAGGNIRNLLKLAGLKDAWTKSTGSTNTMTSTSRAVLDCLRQTFSQG, encoded by the coding sequence ATGAGTAGAACAGAACAGAGAACAAGACCGCCAAGAAGAGAGCCAGAACAAGTGTGGACTCCAAGAACAAAATTGGGAACACTAGTGGCAACTGAGAAAATTACATCCATGAAAGAAATTTATGAAAATGGTTATAGAATTCAAGAGGCTGGAATTATTAAAAAATTATTGCCGGGAATTAAAACTGAAGTAATAGATGTTGGAATTGTTCAAAAACAAACAACCAATGGTGAGTATACTAGATTCAAGGCACTTGTTGCAGCAGGCGATGAAAATGGCTGGTTAGGAATAGGACAAGGAAAATCAAAGCAAATGAGAATCGCAATTGAAAAAGCAACAAATCAAGCTTATCTTAATGTAAGTCCAGTAAAACTTGGTTGTGGAAGTTGGGAATGCAGATGTGAACAACCTCATTCAGTTCCATTTAAAATTAGAGGAAGGGGTGGAAGTGTGACAGTGGAAGTTATACCAGGTCCAAGAGGCCTTGGTCTTGTAGCAGGTGGAAATATTAGAAATCTTCTAAAATTAGCCGGTTTAAAGGACGCATGGACAAAAAGTACGGGGTCAACAAACACCATGACCTCTACATCACGAGCTGTTTTGGATTGTTTGAGACAAACATTTAGTCAGGGTTGA
- a CDS encoding 50S ribosomal protein L18, whose translation MAYSQILRRSRDEKTNYKKRRHLLMGRRDFITVQISNENTLVQIHKPEMAGDKVLSSAHSRSLLNKGWKGSRKSIPAAYLTGYLAGKKALASGTKNAVLYTGTRKYTQRIAAALKGIIDAGLEVPADAETFPSDERISGKHLKVANEIDKVKSAIDSEVKSK comes from the coding sequence ATGGCATATTCACAAATATTACGTAGATCTCGGGACGAGAAGACCAACTATAAGAAAAGAAGGCATCTTCTTATGGGTAGACGAGACTTTATCACAGTTCAGATATCTAACGAAAATACACTTGTACAAATTCATAAACCTGAAATGGCAGGTGATAAGGTTCTTTCATCAGCTCATTCCAGATCGCTTCTAAATAAAGGTTGGAAGGGATCTAGAAAGAGTATACCTGCAGCATATCTGACTGGTTACTTGGCAGGTAAGAAAGCACTTGCGAGCGGAACCAAGAACGCTGTACTTTATACTGGTACTAGAAAATATACTCAAAGAATTGCGGCAGCATTGAAAGGAATAATAGATGCAGGTCTAGAAGTACCGGCAGACGCAGAAACTTTTCCATCTGATGAAAGGATTAGTGGTAAGCATCTTAAAGTTGCAAATGAAATCGATAAAGTAAAATCTGCAATAGATAGTGAGGTTAAATCCAAATGA
- the argF gene encoding ornithine carbamoyltransferase, which yields MKVKTKDLLTLNELNKNELLGIINDAIKLKQDLKKGISKPLLKNKTLAMIFQKPSTRTRVSFETGMFQLGGHALSLSADDLQLKRGETIEDTAKTLSRYVDVIMARVYSHDELEMLAKNSTIPVINGLSDSFHPCQILADLMTIKEKKKKLDGLKIAWIGDGNNVCNSMIYGCAKASVDINIATPKGYEPNREVIKESKKFINIQLLSDPVLAVKNADVVVTDTFVSIHHQATDRTKDFLPRFQVNSNLMKKANHDAIFLHCLPAKRGQEVTGEVIDGTQSVVWDEAENRLHAQKALMASLLRV from the coding sequence ATGAAAGTAAAAACAAAAGATCTACTCACATTAAACGAGTTGAATAAAAATGAATTACTTGGAATAATAAATGATGCCATAAAACTAAAACAAGATCTAAAAAAGGGAATTTCTAAACCGCTTCTAAAAAATAAAACACTTGCCATGATTTTTCAAAAGCCTTCAACTCGTACACGAGTAAGCTTTGAAACTGGAATGTTTCAATTGGGCGGACATGCTCTCAGTTTGTCTGCTGATGATTTACAGCTAAAAAGAGGTGAAACAATAGAAGATACGGCCAAGACTCTATCAAGATATGTTGATGTAATTATGGCTAGGGTGTATTCTCATGATGAATTAGAAATGTTGGCAAAAAACTCAACCATTCCTGTAATAAATGGGCTCTCAGATTCTTTTCATCCCTGTCAAATATTGGCAGATCTTATGACGATCAAAGAGAAAAAGAAAAAGCTTGATGGATTAAAAATTGCATGGATAGGAGATGGAAATAATGTGTGCAATTCTATGATTTATGGGTGCGCAAAAGCATCAGTAGACATTAACATTGCAACTCCTAAAGGATACGAGCCAAATCGCGAGGTAATAAAAGAATCAAAAAAATTCATCAATATTCAATTACTTAGCGATCCAGTATTGGCAGTAAAAAATGCCGATGTTGTGGTAACTGACACATTTGTTTCAATTCATCACCAGGCAACGGATAGGACAAAGGATTTTCTACCTCGTTTTCAAGTAAACTCTAATTTGATGAAAAAAGCAAATCATGATGCAATTTTCTTGCATTGTCTTCCTGCAAAACGAGGTCAAGAGGTTACAGGTGAAGTAATAGATGGCACACAATCTGTAGTATGGGATGAAGCAGAAAATAGACTTCATGCGCAAAAGGCATTGATGGCTTCTTTGCTCAGAGTCTAA
- a CDS encoding adenylate kinase, translating to MAESKHIIIVGIPGVGKTTVVSRVVELLKEKSIRVSVSIFGTVMFDEAKKKGIQNRDDLRKLSVKEQKELQSMAARTISSIDDDVIIVDTHAFISTKEGFYPGLPHNVLEILNPDSFIMITARPEEIYNRRMTDTTRTRDIVSIDEIKKELDVTSAMLSTCSILCGSPIKMVLNTEGKVDEAARGILNAMGYDNGT from the coding sequence TTGGCAGAAAGTAAGCACATCATAATTGTGGGAATTCCAGGTGTTGGAAAAACCACAGTTGTATCACGAGTAGTAGAATTGTTAAAAGAAAAAAGCATCAGAGTAAGTGTATCCATTTTTGGAACAGTAATGTTTGATGAGGCAAAAAAGAAAGGAATACAAAATCGAGATGATCTTCGAAAACTTTCTGTCAAGGAACAAAAAGAATTACAATCAATGGCTGCACGAACTATATCTTCTATTGATGACGATGTAATAATTGTAGATACACATGCATTCATTTCAACAAAAGAGGGCTTTTACCCTGGACTTCCACATAATGTTCTAGAAATTCTCAATCCTGACAGTTTTATTATGATAACTGCTCGACCTGAAGAGATCTATAATCGTAGAATGACTGATACGACTAGAACTAGAGACATTGTATCAATTGATGAAATAAAAAAAGAACTTGATGTCACAAGTGCGATGTTGTCTACTTGTTCAATATTGTGCGGTTCTCCAATTAAGATGGTTCTTAACACAGAAGGTAAAGTTGATGAAGCAGCAAGAGGTATTCTTAATGC
- a CDS encoding 50S ribosomal protein L30 produces MGKAFLIVRMKGTVNVPYWATTTMDLLNLDKRFRATIIPEKDNTKGMLDKIKHYVSWQEIDVSTTKELLEKKARKGGYQKITEADMAQLGFKNTDELAKSLAEGSVTLSKLKPLKPWFALSPPKHGFKRNTKKMYGEGGILGSHKELLAQVRLMM; encoded by the coding sequence ATGGGTAAAGCTTTCTTAATAGTTAGAATGAAGGGAACCGTAAATGTTCCTTATTGGGCTACTACAACAATGGATCTCCTAAACTTGGACAAAAGATTCAGAGCTACAATAATTCCCGAGAAAGATAATACAAAAGGAATGCTTGACAAGATTAAACATTATGTATCGTGGCAGGAAATTGATGTGTCCACCACAAAAGAATTGTTGGAGAAGAAGGCACGCAAAGGTGGATATCAAAAAATTACCGAGGCAGATATGGCTCAATTAGGATTCAAAAATACCGACGAACTTGCAAAATCACTTGCTGAAGGTTCTGTTACATTATCTAAACTAAAGCCACTCAAGCCATGGTTTGCTTTATCGCCTCCCAAACATGGTTTCAAACGAAACACCAAGAAGATGTATGGAGAGGGAGGAATTCTTGGTAGTCATAAAGAACTCTTAGCACAAGTGAGGTTAATGATGTAA
- the ftsY gene encoding signal recognition particle-docking protein FtsY, producing the protein MFEKLRNAFSIAAKSFGEKELKEKDIDEVLFELEIALLESDVATEVIDALKGDLKKQLIGSTVSKDTVDEVVKQELRKSISNMFDNAGKVDILSNIQTKKEKGESYIISFMGINGTGKTTTIAKIANFLRENKYSVVIAAADTYRAGAIEQISEHGKRLNIKVIAQNYGSDPAAVARDAVLYAKSHKIDCILIDTAGRMQTSKNLMDQISKINKVVNPDLKLFVGDALAGNDTVSQAREFYNYTTFDGAILTKSDADARGGAAISIVKVTSSPILYLGVGQEYKDLKPFDKDVFLETLFGPEEVVEGVKKKVPEPKVELKPEPKVELKPEPKVELKPFSEQEMSEDPFTGISTNDIETYSALFDVPPPENDNQARKLASDIQKWISTGRPKTKQTDEPKSEPESELETEKETIEESKDEKPIKKRSLFGWMKK; encoded by the coding sequence ATGTTTGAAAAATTAAGAAATGCATTTTCTATAGCCGCAAAAAGTTTTGGAGAAAAAGAGCTAAAGGAAAAAGACATTGACGAAGTTTTATTTGAACTTGAAATTGCGCTTTTAGAATCTGATGTTGCAACAGAAGTTATTGACGCACTAAAAGGTGATTTGAAAAAACAACTGATTGGTTCTACAGTTAGCAAGGACACAGTAGATGAAGTTGTAAAACAGGAATTAAGAAAAAGTATATCAAATATGTTTGATAACGCCGGCAAGGTAGATATTCTCTCTAATATTCAAACAAAGAAGGAAAAAGGCGAATCTTACATCATATCATTTATGGGAATAAATGGTACGGGAAAAACTACAACAATAGCAAAAATTGCAAATTTTCTACGTGAAAACAAATATTCGGTTGTAATTGCAGCAGCTGATACCTATAGAGCAGGTGCAATAGAACAAATAAGTGAACATGGGAAACGGCTCAACATCAAAGTTATTGCTCAAAACTATGGCTCTGATCCAGCTGCAGTTGCACGAGATGCAGTTCTTTATGCTAAATCGCACAAAATAGACTGTATACTTATTGATACAGCTGGTAGAATGCAAACTAGCAAAAATTTAATGGATCAAATATCTAAAATTAACAAGGTAGTAAATCCTGATCTTAAACTATTTGTTGGAGATGCATTAGCTGGAAATGATACTGTGAGCCAAGCAAGAGAGTTTTATAATTATACTACATTTGATGGGGCAATACTTACAAAAAGTGATGCAGATGCACGTGGTGGGGCTGCAATATCAATAGTAAAAGTAACATCTAGTCCAATTCTTTACTTAGGTGTTGGACAAGAATACAAGGATCTGAAACCTTTTGATAAAGATGTGTTTTTAGAAACACTCTTTGGTCCAGAGGAGGTTGTTGAGGGTGTTAAGAAAAAAGTACCAGAACCTAAGGTTGAACTAAAACCAGAACCTAAGGTTGAACTAAAACCAGAACCTAAGGTTGAACTAAAACCATTTTCTGAACAAGAAATGTCAGAAGATCCGTTTACTGGAATATCCACAAATGATATAGAAACATATTCTGCTCTATTTGATGTACCGCCTCCAGAAAATGATAACCAGGCAAGAAAACTTGCATCTGATATTCAAAAATGGATTTCTACAGGACGACCAAAAACTAAACAGACAGATGAACCAAAATCAGAACCTGAATCTGAATTAGAAACTGAAAAAGAAACAATTGAAGAGTCAAAAGATGAGAAGCCTATAAAGAAACGTTCGTTGTTTGGATGGATGAAGAAATGA